The Vicia villosa cultivar HV-30 ecotype Madison, WI linkage group LG1, Vvil1.0, whole genome shotgun sequence genome includes a region encoding these proteins:
- the LOC131653086 gene encoding uncharacterized protein LOC131653086, giving the protein MTCGDIQKELATCCAHEVTKVIMEELGDRQFSVLIDESHDISVKEQMVVMLRFLNDKGSVVERFIALHHVKDITSDSLKNALYGILDNCSSIHDFFEYITLIVNTTSASCKRRDALTEAQHQDILNKLESCELSIGRGLHKSSSLTRLGDTRWSSHHTTLLCLDQMWSSVLKVLSMVDEDRREPSQAAGLIEKMESFKFAFILRLMSKLFGIRNELSNVLQRKDLNTVNAMELVDVVKARLSTMREKENGWNKFFADVQEFCVAKSILVPDMDDEISVRGHSRAEGRTITNLYHYRAEIFYVAIDKICVEMDHRFSEGSNMILGYFSCLDPKNSFSKFDVDKLARLANIYHKICQ; this is encoded by the exons ATGACTTGCGGTGACATTCAAAAGGAGCTTGCAACGTGTTGTGCACATGAAGTTAccaaggtgattatggaagagcttgGTGATAGACAATTTTCCGTGCTTATTGACGAGTCACATGATATATCCGTCAAAGAACAAATGGTGGTGATGTTAAG GTTTTTGAACGACAAAGGGAGTGTTGTGGAACGATTTATTGCTTTACATCATGTTAAAGATATTACATCTGATTCATTAAAGAATGCtctttatggtattcttgataa TTGTTCATCTATTCATGATTTCTTTGAGTACATCACCTTGATTGTGAATACAACAAGCGCATCTTGTAAGAGGAGGGATGCTTTGACAGAGGCACAACACCAAGATATTTTAAATAAACTTGAGAGTTGTGAGTTATCTATAGGAAGGGGCTTGCACAAATCATCTAGTCTCACTAGACTCGGGGATACTAGATGGAGTTCACATCATACTACATTGCTTTGTTTGGATCAAATGTGGTCCTCCGTGTTAAAGGTGCTTAGTATGGTTGATGAAGATAGACGTGAACCATCTCAAGCAGCTGGTTTGAtagaaaaaatggagagctttaaaTTTGCTTTTATTTTGAGGTTAATGTCAAAGTTGTTTGGTATTAGAAACGAGCTTTCAAATGTATTGCAAAGAAAAGATCTTAATACTGTGAATGCCATGGAATTAGTTGACGTTGTCAAAGCTCGGTTGAGCAcaatgagagagaaagagaatggTTGGAATAAATTTTTTGCCGATGTCCAAGAATTTTGTGTTGCGAAAAGTATTCTGGTACCAGATATGGATGACGAAATATCGGTTCGAGGTCATTCAAGAGCAGAAGGGAGGACTATCACTAATCTCTATCATTACCGTGCAGAGATTTTTTATGTTGCTATTGATAAAATATGTGTGGAGATGGATCACCGCTTCAGTGAAGGAAGTAACATGATACTTGGTTACTTCTCATGTCTTGACCCTAAGAACTCTTTCTCTAAATTTGACGTTGATAAGCTTGCTCGTCTTGCTAATATTTATCATAAAATTTGTCAATAA
- the LOC131615868 gene encoding nicotianamine synthase-like, with amino-acid sequence MVCKEDLLIEQVCELYQQISTLDTLKPCENVDTLFTKLVLTCMPPSPIDVTKLSTKVQEIRSKLIRLCGEAEGHLESHYSTIIASYNNPLNHLNIFPYYSNYLKLSLLEFNILSKHSTNLPKKVAFIGSGPLPLTSLVLASNHLPNTIFHNYDIDPLANSKASCLVSSDPELSKRMVFFTNDILDVSNTLKEYEVVYLAALVGMNIEEKNRIIDHLAKHMAPGALLMLRSAHGARAFLYPVVDTSDLRGFEVLSVFHPTDEVINSVVIARKYPMVLLPNKYCCSDEVQAFKPMINHGIEELVVEDN; translated from the coding sequence ATGGTTTGCAAGGAAGATCTATTGATCGAACAAGTCTGCGAGCTATACCAACAAATCTCAACCCTAGACACACTCAAACCCTGCGAAAATGTTGACACACTTTTCACCAAACTTGTTCTCACATGCATGCCACCTAGTCCCATTGATGTTACCAAACTAAGCACAAAAGTTCAAGAAATCAGATCCAAACTCATAAGGCTATGTGGTGAAGCTGAAGGCCATTTAGAAAGCCACTACTCAACCATCATAGCTTCATACAATAATCCACTCAATCATCTCAACATTTTCCCTTATTATTCAAACTACCTCAAACTTAGTCTCCTTGAATTCAATATCCTATCCAAACACTCCACTAATCTCCCTAAGAAAGTTGCTTTTATTGGCTCAGGTCCACTTCCACTTACTTCACTTGTCTTAGCCTCAAACCACTTGCCAAACACAATCTTTCACAACTATGATATTGACCCTTTAGCCAATTCCAAAGCCTCTTGCTTAGTTTCATCTGATCCTGAATTATCAAAGCGTATGGTTTTTTTTACTAATGATATTTTAGATGTTTCTAATACTTTGAAAGAatatgaagttgtttatttgGCAGCACTTGTTGGGATGAATATCGAGGAAAAGAATCGAATCATTGATCATCTGGCTAAGCATATGGCGCCGGGAGCACTCCTCATGCTGAGGAGTGCTCACGGTGCTCGAGCTTTTCTGTATCCGGTTGTTGATACTAGCGATCTTCGAGGCTTTGAGGTTCTATCTGTGTTTCATCCTACTGACGAGGTTATCAATTCAGTTGTCATAGCAAGGAAGTATCCCATGGTTTTGCTACCAAACAAGTACTGTTGTTCTGATGAGGTTCAAGCTTTCAAACCAATGATCAACCATGGGATTGAGGAATTGGTTGTTGAAGATAATTAA